From one Thermatribacter velox genomic stretch:
- the speD gene encoding adenosylmethionine decarboxylase: MKKILEVGTHLVIDGYSEDPELLGNVELVRRFLDECPDRMNMTKVLPPYVFRYGEEGEKAGISGIVIIAESHISIHTFPKQRYLNVDVFSCKPFDIEEAKRYIVDYFKISDYQHQVLDRGVEYPKNLGFGMPLVLEERLGVLEKMVHT; this comes from the coding sequence ATGAAGAAAATCCTGGAAGTGGGTACTCATCTGGTGATTGACGGGTACAGCGAAGACCCCGAGCTCCTTGGTAATGTGGAGCTGGTGCGTAGGTTTTTGGATGAGTGCCCAGACAGGATGAACATGACCAAAGTTCTTCCACCTTATGTTTTCAGGTATGGAGAAGAAGGAGAAAAAGCAGGCATATCTGGAATAGTGATCATAGCAGAAAGCCATATTAGCATTCACACTTTCCCAAAGCAGCGCTACCTAAACGTGGATGTATTTTCTTGCAAGCCTTTTGATATTGAAGAAGCAAAGCGTTACATTGTTGACTATTTCAAAATTTCCGATTACCAGCATCAGGTTCTGGACCGAGGAGTGGAGTATCCCAAGAACCTCGGTTTTGGAATGCCCTTGGTGCTCGAGGAAAGGTTGGGTGTTCTCGAGAAAATGGTACACACTTGA
- a CDS encoding TraR/DksA family transcriptional regulator — MNKKDVEQLKTKLIKLREHLLSTVEREQNFTKTSNPLKESRDEGDFGQGTLDMEIEVSSLESLQNILQLVERALRKIEKGTYGICEQCRRPINKARLEALPYATLCMECQKSS, encoded by the coding sequence TTGAATAAAAAAGATGTCGAACAGCTTAAAACCAAGCTGATAAAACTGCGAGAGCACCTGCTGAGCACAGTTGAAAGGGAACAAAACTTTACCAAAACCAGTAATCCCCTCAAAGAATCTCGAGATGAAGGAGACTTTGGACAGGGCACCTTGGATATGGAAATCGAAGTAAGTTCTCTGGAGAGTTTGCAAAACATTTTACAACTGGTGGAAAGAGCTCTTAGAAAGATTGAGAAAGGTACTTACGGCATTTGTGAGCAATGTCGACGCCCCATTAACAAAGCACGCCTTGAAGCTTTACCCTACGCTACCCTGTGCATGGAGTGCCAAAAAAGCAGTTAA